The bacterium genome contains a region encoding:
- a CDS encoding tetraacyldisaccharide 4'-kinase: MTPVLKNPVWGILTSPVSLIYGTAITIRNILYNTSILKIHSVDTPVISVGNISVGGTGKTPLVEF, translated from the coding sequence ATGACTCCTGTGCTGAAAAATCCTGTATGGGGAATTTTAACCTCACCTGTTTCTCTGATTTACGGCACCGCAATCACAATCCGCAATATTCTTTATAATACTTCCATTTTAAAAATACACAGTGTTGATACACCTGTAATAAGTGTAGGAAACATTTCAGTAGGCGGTACAGGGAAAACCCCTCTTGTTGAATTT